One Nonomuraea angiospora DNA segment encodes these proteins:
- a CDS encoding flotillin family protein translates to MDLMLAGIIALIAFVGVVAFKLVWRVAEPNEAILISGLGARGRETLGFKIVTGKGALVVPGFQTARRMSLDSRVSQLEVKCVTKQGIPVHVRGVVIYKVGDDFVSIANAARRFLDQQKTVDEKTHQLFSGHLRSIIGNLTVEDLIVNRDALTNEIRTSSADEMSKLGLNVDSLQIQEIDDATGYISNLGRPHAAAVASLARIAEAHRDQEANAAEQEAAIKKAAAVREARIQQAGYQAEIDRAAALAKQAGPLAEATARQEVVVQQTTAAEREALLAEKRLEGEVRRPADARAYEQVTLAEAARRAAVAEAQAEAEGIRLRGEAESEATRLRGMAEAASARAKGLAQAEAIKARAEALASNQEAVVAQQLAERWPEIVEAGSKAFGNVEHMVVLNGAQGVEEMLAKALTLGGAGLGLARALLNGGSPNAAEPEIVRETTESRE, encoded by the coding sequence ATGGACTTAATGCTCGCAGGCATCATCGCCCTCATCGCGTTCGTCGGCGTCGTGGCGTTCAAGCTGGTCTGGCGGGTCGCGGAGCCCAACGAGGCGATCCTCATCTCCGGCCTGGGCGCCCGCGGCCGGGAGACGCTCGGCTTCAAGATCGTCACCGGGAAGGGCGCGCTGGTCGTCCCCGGGTTCCAGACCGCGCGCCGGATGTCGCTCGACAGCCGCGTCTCCCAGCTCGAGGTCAAGTGCGTCACCAAGCAGGGCATCCCGGTACACGTGCGCGGCGTGGTGATCTACAAGGTGGGCGACGACTTCGTCTCCATCGCCAACGCCGCCCGCCGCTTCCTCGACCAGCAGAAGACCGTGGACGAGAAGACGCACCAGCTCTTCTCGGGCCACCTGCGCTCGATCATCGGCAACCTCACGGTCGAGGACCTGATCGTCAACCGGGACGCGCTCACCAACGAGATCCGCACCTCGTCGGCCGACGAGATGAGCAAGCTCGGCCTGAACGTGGACTCCCTGCAGATCCAGGAGATCGACGACGCCACCGGCTACATCTCCAACCTCGGACGCCCGCACGCGGCCGCGGTGGCCTCGCTGGCCAGGATCGCCGAGGCCCACCGCGACCAGGAGGCCAACGCCGCCGAGCAGGAGGCCGCCATCAAGAAGGCCGCCGCGGTCCGCGAGGCGCGCATCCAGCAGGCCGGGTACCAGGCCGAGATCGACCGGGCGGCGGCCCTGGCCAAGCAGGCGGGCCCGCTGGCCGAGGCCACCGCCCGCCAGGAGGTCGTGGTCCAGCAGACGACCGCCGCCGAGCGCGAGGCCCTGCTCGCCGAGAAGCGGCTGGAGGGCGAGGTGCGCAGGCCCGCGGACGCCAGGGCGTACGAGCAGGTCACGCTCGCGGAGGCGGCGCGGCGCGCGGCGGTCGCCGAGGCGCAGGCCGAGGCCGAGGGCATCCGGCTGCGCGGCGAGGCGGAGTCGGAGGCGACCAGGCTGCGCGGCATGGCGGAGGCCGCGTCCGCGCGGGCCAAGGGGCTGGCGCAGGCGGAGGCCATCAAGGCGCGTGCGGAGGCGCTGGCGAGCAACCAGGAGGCGGTCGTCGCGCAGCAACTCGCCGAGCGCTGGCCGGAAATCGTCGAGGCCGGCTCGAAGGCGTTCGGAAACGTCGAGCACATGGTGGTGCTGAACGGCGCCCAGGGTGTCGAGGAAATGCTCGCCAAGGCGCTCACGCTCGGGGGCGCCGGATTGGGCCTGGCCAGAGCCCTGCTCAACGGCGGATCACCAAACGCCGCCGAACCGGAAATCGTTCGTGAAACCACTGAATCCCGCGAATAG
- a CDS encoding glycosyltransferase family protein, whose protein sequence is MAETPEEPTYQRLGPVNWLPEERKLVERFEAEVRELRRRLEIAEAKAAYASWKLEATQAKRTFKLGEALGSKSPGKIVEAVRSKEKAPKPPVPVSEATELANHRPPLVEVPAVKWPKGPVNRPDLKVAVILDDFSRMAFKYEWDQIEFGLKDWPEIFAEKRPDLLFCESAWHGNQGRWRYQMTGTNAPKEPLRELVAWCRREGIPTVFWNKEDPPNFDFFIDTAKLFDYVFTCDGDMVPKYREILGHDRVDVLQFAAQPRVHNPIQQRQGRLHDVVFAGMYFRDKHPERREQMETVIDPVRELGLHIFARNGEVDEKYAWPEKYRPHIVGELPYDQMLAAYRMYKVFLNVNSVLESPTMCARRVFELSACATPVVSGWSRAVEETFGELIPIAREPVESYNQVLHLINSPELRARMGHLAMREVFDKHLFSHRVDQILQDLGHQVRPRSRSISVVLPTNRASQIEHAISSVARQLHRPLQLVMVLHGLDIDPVVVADKARMAGISDVVVLPADASLSLGACMNLGIAAAEGDLIAKMDDDNLYGEHYLSDLVRAFDYSDAELVGKGAHYAYFEGSNTTMLRLPGLEHRYSFLVQGGTFLGKADMFRSYGFADITRGEDTHLVRRLKEDSVKIYSADRFNFVYWRSADASMHTWQADHIKLTRNAQFSFVGRPDDHVLI, encoded by the coding sequence ATGGCCGAAACCCCCGAAGAGCCCACGTACCAGCGGCTCGGGCCCGTCAACTGGCTGCCCGAGGAGCGCAAGCTCGTCGAGCGATTCGAGGCCGAGGTCAGGGAGCTGCGGCGGCGGCTGGAGATCGCCGAGGCCAAGGCCGCGTACGCGAGCTGGAAGCTGGAGGCCACGCAGGCGAAGCGGACGTTCAAGCTGGGCGAGGCCCTGGGCTCGAAGAGCCCGGGGAAGATCGTCGAGGCGGTCAGGTCGAAGGAGAAGGCGCCGAAGCCGCCCGTCCCGGTCTCCGAGGCGACCGAGCTCGCCAACCACCGGCCGCCGCTGGTCGAGGTGCCGGCGGTGAAGTGGCCGAAGGGGCCGGTCAACCGGCCGGACCTGAAGGTCGCGGTGATCCTGGACGACTTCTCCCGGATGGCCTTCAAGTACGAGTGGGACCAGATCGAGTTCGGGCTCAAGGACTGGCCGGAGATCTTCGCCGAGAAGCGGCCCGACCTGCTGTTCTGCGAGTCGGCCTGGCACGGGAACCAGGGTCGCTGGCGCTACCAGATGACCGGCACCAACGCGCCCAAGGAGCCGCTGCGCGAGCTGGTGGCCTGGTGCAGGCGGGAGGGCATCCCGACGGTCTTCTGGAACAAGGAGGACCCGCCGAACTTCGACTTCTTCATCGACACGGCCAAGCTGTTCGACTACGTGTTCACCTGCGACGGTGACATGGTGCCGAAATATCGGGAAATTTTGGGACACGATCGGGTTGATGTGCTGCAGTTCGCCGCGCAGCCCCGCGTCCACAACCCGATCCAGCAGCGGCAGGGACGCCTGCACGACGTGGTCTTCGCCGGGATGTACTTCCGCGACAAGCACCCCGAGCGCCGCGAGCAGATGGAGACGGTCATCGACCCGGTCAGGGAGCTGGGTCTGCACATCTTCGCGCGCAACGGCGAGGTGGACGAGAAGTACGCCTGGCCCGAGAAGTACCGGCCGCACATCGTGGGCGAGCTGCCCTACGACCAGATGCTGGCCGCGTACCGGATGTACAAGGTCTTCCTCAACGTCAACTCGGTGCTCGAGTCGCCGACCATGTGCGCCCGCCGGGTCTTCGAGCTGTCCGCCTGCGCCACGCCCGTCGTGTCGGGGTGGTCACGGGCCGTCGAGGAGACGTTCGGCGAGCTCATCCCCATCGCGCGCGAGCCGGTCGAGTCGTACAACCAGGTCCTGCACCTGATCAACAGCCCCGAACTGCGGGCCAGGATGGGGCACCTGGCGATGCGCGAGGTCTTCGACAAGCACCTGTTCTCGCACCGCGTGGACCAGATCCTCCAGGACCTCGGGCACCAGGTGCGGCCCAGGTCGCGCTCGATCTCGGTCGTGCTGCCCACCAACCGCGCCTCCCAGATCGAGCACGCCATCTCCTCCGTGGCCCGCCAGCTCCACCGGCCGCTCCAGCTCGTCATGGTGCTGCACGGGCTGGACATCGACCCGGTCGTGGTCGCCGACAAGGCCCGCATGGCGGGCATCTCGGACGTCGTCGTCCTGCCCGCCGACGCATCCCTGTCGCTCGGCGCCTGCATGAACCTGGGCATCGCGGCCGCCGAGGGCGACCTGATCGCCAAGATGGACGACGACAACCTGTACGGGGAGCACTACCTGTCGGACCTGGTGCGCGCGTTCGACTACTCCGACGCCGAGCTGGTCGGCAAGGGGGCGCACTACGCGTACTTCGAGGGCAGCAACACCACCATGCTCCGCCTGCCGGGGCTGGAGCACCGCTACTCCTTCCTGGTCCAGGGCGGCACGTTCCTCGGCAAGGCGGACATGTTCCGCTCGTACGGCTTCGCGGACATCACCCGTGGTGAGGACACCCACCTGGTGCGGCGGCTGAAGGAGGACTCCGTCAAGATCTACTCGGCGGACCGTTTCAACTTCGTCTACTGGCGCAGCGCGGACGCGTCGATGCACACCTGGCAGGCGGACCACATCAAGCTGACCCGCAACGCCCAGTTCTCCTTCGTCGGCCGCCCGGACGACCACGTCCTCATCTAG
- the wecB gene encoding non-hydrolyzing UDP-N-acetylglucosamine 2-epimerase — translation MRENPLVLHVLGARPNFVKAAPVVRALGELGVRQGIIHTGQHYDALMSDVFFADLGLPEPVANLGVGSGSHAKQTAALLVGLEEVVQEQDPDLVVVYGDVNSTLAAILVCAKLGVRTAHVEAGLRSFDRGMPEEVNRVVTDALADLLFATSPEALAYLANEGVPASKVHLVGNPMIDSLYAALPTLDPAPVVERLAIPARYAVATLHRPANVDTPEAAKELVDAVLEVSRQIPVVVPVHPRGKARLAEAGLVDGESIKVVDPLGYVDFLSLVRGAALVVTDSGGVQEETTVLGVPCLTLRPNTERPITITHGTNRLVTPALLPAAAEKALADGAATPAGELPVLWDGQAGPRIARVISAWLKGDNLAPASQAKRPE, via the coding sequence ATGAGGGAGAACCCCCTGGTCCTGCACGTATTGGGCGCTCGTCCCAATTTCGTGAAAGCGGCCCCGGTGGTGCGGGCACTCGGTGAACTCGGCGTGCGGCAGGGCATCATCCACACTGGTCAGCACTATGACGCGCTGATGTCCGACGTCTTCTTCGCCGACCTCGGCCTCCCCGAGCCCGTCGCGAACCTGGGGGTCGGCTCCGGCAGCCACGCCAAGCAGACCGCGGCGCTGCTCGTCGGCCTGGAGGAGGTCGTCCAGGAGCAGGACCCCGACCTGGTCGTCGTCTACGGCGACGTGAACTCGACGCTGGCCGCAATCCTCGTCTGCGCCAAGCTGGGCGTCAGGACCGCGCACGTGGAGGCGGGGCTGCGCTCGTTCGACCGGGGCATGCCGGAGGAGGTCAACCGGGTCGTCACCGACGCGCTGGCCGACCTGCTCTTCGCCACCTCCCCCGAGGCCCTGGCCTACCTGGCGAACGAGGGCGTGCCCGCGTCCAAGGTGCACCTGGTGGGCAACCCCATGATCGACAGCCTGTACGCGGCGCTGCCGACGCTGGACCCGGCGCCCGTCGTGGAGCGGCTGGCCATACCGGCTCGTTATGCCGTGGCGACCCTGCACCGGCCCGCGAACGTGGACACCCCCGAGGCCGCCAAGGAGCTCGTGGACGCGGTGCTGGAGGTCTCGCGCCAGATCCCGGTCGTGGTGCCGGTCCACCCGCGCGGCAAGGCGCGGCTGGCCGAGGCGGGCCTGGTCGACGGGGAGTCGATCAAGGTCGTCGACCCGCTGGGCTATGTGGACTTTCTCTCACTCGTACGCGGCGCCGCGCTGGTGGTCACCGACTCCGGCGGCGTCCAGGAGGAGACGACCGTGCTGGGCGTCCCCTGCCTGACCCTGCGGCCCAACACCGAGCGGCCGATCACGATCACGCACGGCACGAACCGCCTGGTCACGCCGGCCCTCCTGCCGGCCGCCGCGGAGAAGGCGCTGGCCGACGGCGCCGCCACGCCGGCGGGCGAGCTGCCGGTGCTCTGGGACGGCCAGGCCGGGCCGCGGATCGCGCGGGTGATCTCCGCGTGGCTGAAGGGCGACAACCTCGCCCCTGCCTCTCAGGCCAAACGCCCCGAATAG
- a CDS encoding glycosyltransferase family 4 protein has product MTKVKSDPVRVAQAAADALPPRLRPVVGSVAWPAARRARRIVRKFGMRVVKGPWNEAKELWNAGRVTEAAEVLEAHTKYPFVKRRAAYYRGELAAISPDPIPPAPKVAITDRVEGRVLHLVTNALPYTQAGYTVRTHRIVTSQQAAGLDPHVVTSWGWPMLQGHADAPPFEEIDGIPYYRLLPDGHGEMPFETRGRIIKGAAAVTKLVTELKPQILHAATDHRNGSIAHAVRDRTGTPFVYEVRGFLEETWASRDPIRVGSERQVLQREREAFLMREADAVVTLAETMATEIVERGVPRERIHLAPNAVDDSLLTAHYDGASFRNAYGIAPDEIVVGSVSSIVAYEGFATLLRAAALLRDGGTPVRVLIVGDGTERENLLALVDELGLSDAILPGRVGPDEALQAQDAIDIFACPREDLRVCRLVTPLKPVEAMALGKPVVLSDLPALSELVGSDGAGLLVPPGDPAELAKAIAGLREDPARRAEMGEAGRAEVAAKRTWSRVAETYQALYRSLA; this is encoded by the coding sequence GTGACGAAGGTCAAATCCGACCCCGTCCGGGTGGCCCAGGCCGCCGCCGACGCGCTCCCGCCCCGGCTGCGTCCCGTCGTGGGCAGCGTCGCGTGGCCGGCCGCGCGCCGCGCCCGGCGCATCGTGCGCAAGTTCGGCATGCGCGTGGTCAAGGGGCCGTGGAACGAGGCCAAGGAACTGTGGAACGCCGGCAGGGTGACCGAGGCCGCCGAGGTGCTCGAAGCCCACACCAAATACCCGTTCGTCAAGCGCAGGGCCGCCTACTACCGGGGCGAGCTGGCCGCGATCAGCCCTGACCCGATCCCGCCCGCGCCGAAGGTGGCCATCACCGACCGCGTGGAGGGCCGGGTGCTGCACCTGGTCACGAACGCGCTGCCGTACACGCAGGCCGGCTACACCGTCCGCACCCACCGCATCGTCACCTCGCAGCAGGCCGCCGGGCTCGACCCGCACGTGGTCACGAGCTGGGGCTGGCCGATGCTGCAGGGGCACGCGGACGCGCCGCCGTTCGAGGAGATCGACGGCATCCCCTATTACCGGCTGCTGCCCGACGGGCACGGCGAGATGCCGTTCGAGACGCGCGGGCGCATCATCAAGGGCGCCGCCGCGGTCACCAAGCTCGTCACCGAGCTGAAGCCGCAGATCCTGCACGCCGCCACCGACCACCGCAACGGCTCCATCGCGCACGCCGTGCGCGACAGGACGGGCACGCCGTTCGTCTACGAGGTGCGCGGCTTCCTGGAGGAGACCTGGGCCTCGCGCGACCCGATCCGCGTGGGCAGCGAGCGGCAGGTGCTCCAGCGCGAGCGCGAGGCGTTCCTCATGCGCGAGGCCGACGCCGTGGTCACGCTCGCCGAGACCATGGCCACGGAGATCGTCGAGCGCGGCGTGCCGCGGGAGAGGATCCACCTGGCGCCCAACGCGGTGGACGACTCGCTGCTGACCGCCCACTACGACGGCGCCTCGTTCAGGAACGCGTACGGCATCGCCCCCGACGAGATCGTCGTCGGCTCGGTGTCCAGCATCGTGGCCTACGAGGGCTTCGCCACCCTGCTGCGGGCCGCCGCGCTGCTGCGTGACGGCGGCACCCCCGTACGGGTGCTCATCGTGGGCGACGGCACCGAGCGCGAGAACCTCCTGGCGCTGGTCGACGAGCTGGGCCTGAGCGACGCGATCCTGCCGGGCCGGGTCGGCCCCGACGAGGCGTTGCAGGCGCAGGACGCCATCGACATCTTCGCCTGCCCGCGAGAGGACCTGCGGGTATGCCGACTTGTTACGCCATTGAAACCCGTCGAGGCGATGGCGCTCGGAAAGCCCGTCGTGCTCAGCGATCTGCCTGCTCTGTCCGAGCTCGTGGGCTCCGACGGCGCCGGGCTGCTCGTCCCTCCGGGTGACCCGGCCGAGCTCGCCAAGGCCATCGCGGGGCTCCGGGAGGACCCGGCCCGGCGCGCCGAGATGGGTGAGGCGGGACGGGCGGAAGTGGCGGCGAAGCGGACTTGGAGCCGCGTTGCCGAGACTTATCAAGCCCTATACCGGTCGCTTGCCTAA
- a CDS encoding nucleotide sugar dehydrogenase: MTEIDLAVIGLGYVGMPLAKEAVAAGLRVVGLDVDPAKVDALNAGQSYIDDLADADLEHMLANGFSATLDETVLARSNTIVICVPTPLDEDHRPDLSAVEGATKAVGRNLSAGTLVVLESTTWPGTTDEVARPLLESSGLVAGKDFHLAFSPERIDPGNPKFGLRNTPKVVGGYTPTCRDRATAFYGQFIEQVVPVSGTREAEMAKLLENTYRHVNIALVNEMAIFCDELGINLWESIEAAATKPFGFQKFLPGPGVGGHCIPVDPSYLSYTVRKLGYPFRFVELAQEINERMPSYVVARVQRLLNRHKKAVNGARVVMLGVTYKPDIADERETPALPVARALLELGAELSFADPYVKEWAVDGTPVPREEDLAKAVIDADVTLLLQQHAAFDLDMVEDKARLVLDTRGVLTEGERVERL; this comes from the coding sequence GTGACAGAAATCGACTTGGCTGTCATCGGCCTGGGCTATGTCGGCATGCCGCTGGCCAAGGAGGCGGTCGCCGCCGGCCTGCGGGTCGTCGGCCTCGACGTCGACCCCGCCAAGGTCGACGCGCTCAACGCCGGGCAGTCGTACATCGATGACCTGGCCGACGCCGACCTCGAGCACATGCTGGCCAACGGGTTCAGCGCCACGCTCGACGAGACCGTGCTGGCCAGAAGCAACACGATCGTGATCTGCGTGCCCACCCCGCTGGACGAGGACCACCGGCCGGACCTGTCCGCCGTGGAGGGCGCCACCAAGGCCGTCGGCCGCAACCTGAGCGCGGGCACGCTCGTCGTGCTCGAGTCCACCACCTGGCCCGGCACCACCGACGAGGTGGCCAGGCCGCTGCTGGAGAGCTCGGGGCTCGTCGCGGGCAAGGACTTCCACCTCGCCTTCTCGCCCGAGCGCATCGACCCCGGCAACCCCAAGTTCGGCCTGCGGAACACCCCCAAGGTCGTGGGCGGCTACACGCCGACCTGCCGCGACCGCGCCACGGCGTTCTACGGGCAGTTCATCGAGCAGGTGGTGCCGGTCAGCGGCACCCGCGAGGCCGAGATGGCCAAGCTGCTGGAGAACACCTACCGGCACGTCAACATCGCCCTCGTCAACGAGATGGCGATCTTCTGCGACGAGCTCGGCATCAACCTGTGGGAGTCGATCGAGGCCGCGGCGACCAAGCCGTTCGGCTTCCAGAAGTTCCTGCCAGGTCCGGGCGTCGGGGGGCACTGCATCCCCGTCGACCCGTCGTACCTGTCGTACACCGTGCGCAAGCTCGGCTACCCGTTCAGGTTCGTGGAGCTGGCGCAGGAGATCAACGAGCGGATGCCGTCCTACGTGGTGGCCCGCGTCCAGCGACTGCTGAACCGGCATAAGAAGGCCGTGAACGGCGCCCGGGTCGTTATGCTCGGCGTCACCTACAAACCGGACATCGCCGACGAACGCGAAACTCCGGCCCTCCCGGTGGCGCGTGCGCTGCTGGAGCTGGGCGCCGAGCTCTCGTTCGCGGACCCCTACGTCAAGGAGTGGGCGGTAGACGGCACCCCGGTGCCGCGTGAGGAGGATCTGGCCAAGGCCGTGATCGACGCGGACGTGACGCTGCTGCTGCAGCAGCACGCCGCGTTCGACCTCGACATGGTCGAGGACAAGGCCCGGCTCGTGCTCGACACCCGCGGTGTGCTCACCGAGGGTGAACGCGTCGAGCGGCTGTAG
- a CDS encoding glycosyltransferase: protein MHVLVMTVVHNPEDARILHRQIRALVDAGHEVTYAASFTAHGVVPRPWVTGVDLPRAAQRKRMAAVWAARRLFKRMRDKVDLVLIHDPELLFAVWGVRNRPPVVWDVHEDTPATLSLKPWLPAPLRPPVRFFARMLEGTAERHMHLLLAETAYAGRFKHAHLIVPNETWVPDSVTPPGDDRVVYLGWLSRARGVFEAVEVAKLLQPYRVAVELIGYADPQSRPMLNQAVTEGLLEWRDFMPNDEALKRLDGALAGLSLLHDEPNYRHSMPTKIVEYMAHGIPVITTPSPRAVELVERYDSGVVVPWEDPKAVAQAVLTLRDDVRERRAQGARGYAAARANHHWPNSAKRFVTQLESWAGVKRG from the coding sequence GTGCACGTGCTCGTCATGACGGTGGTGCATAACCCCGAGGATGCTCGAATTCTGCACAGGCAGATTCGTGCCCTTGTGGATGCCGGTCATGAGGTCACGTACGCCGCTTCGTTCACCGCTCACGGAGTCGTCCCGCGACCCTGGGTGACCGGCGTCGACCTCCCCCGAGCAGCCCAGCGCAAACGGATGGCGGCCGTGTGGGCCGCCCGGCGGCTGTTCAAGCGCATGCGCGACAAGGTCGATCTCGTCCTCATCCACGACCCCGAGCTGCTGTTCGCCGTCTGGGGCGTGCGCAACCGGCCGCCCGTGGTGTGGGACGTGCACGAGGACACCCCCGCCACGCTCTCGCTCAAGCCGTGGCTGCCGGCGCCGCTGCGGCCTCCCGTGCGGTTCTTCGCCCGCATGCTGGAGGGCACCGCGGAGCGCCACATGCACCTGCTGCTGGCCGAGACGGCGTACGCGGGCAGGTTCAAGCACGCCCACCTGATCGTCCCGAACGAGACCTGGGTGCCCGACTCCGTGACGCCTCCCGGCGACGACCGGGTGGTCTACCTCGGCTGGCTGTCCAGGGCCAGGGGCGTGTTCGAGGCCGTCGAGGTGGCGAAGCTGCTGCAGCCGTACCGGGTGGCCGTGGAGCTGATCGGGTACGCCGACCCGCAGAGCCGTCCGATGCTCAACCAGGCCGTCACCGAGGGCCTGCTGGAGTGGCGCGACTTCATGCCCAACGACGAGGCGCTCAAGCGGCTCGACGGGGCGCTGGCCGGACTGTCGCTGCTGCACGACGAGCCGAACTACCGCCACTCGATGCCCACGAAGATCGTGGAGTACATGGCGCACGGCATCCCCGTCATCACGACCCCGTCGCCGCGCGCCGTCGAGCTGGTGGAGCGATATGACAGCGGCGTCGTGGTGCCCTGGGAGGACCCCAAGGCCGTGGCGCAGGCCGTCCTGACGCTGCGGGACGACGTGCGGGAGCGGCGGGCGCAGGGCGCGCGCGGCTACGCGGCGGCACGGGCGAACCACCACTGGCCCAACTCGGCCAAGCGCTTCGTGACCCAGCTCGAGTCCTGGGCCGGGGTCAAGCGGGGGTAG
- a CDS encoding DUF4434 domain-containing protein: MRWLLLVVGAAILAVVAAVVIVMPPSDEPAPTAASSTPKPSHTDPTPKVSKFTDPCGTFETRERAPYAVTGYWITPKSNPCTWRSQLEEIHSVGGDTIIRIGYGLQFRTVSDSGEILTRDGELDSLYKACEEDGLTCHDAAERDLREANPGNRIGRTYVYRTDESFGPDLFRCPQMERPIKAGKRIYYRLITQPDGSDDATCDFSSKATSYDMILVAGSAEDSLGKLLDLGDQFGMRIFPALPLAPRDPQTPIRAYKKHLGTLTTLTRRILQDYGVRFADRDSLGGVYQPFEVQMAATLATNPTLEVYADQHTIVEQELPGKPILISPYMDARKRVPFGQTPKQVAEAFKALAKTGVGIIAPQDSRGTGKVGLFWPDQRDDEVDERLRPVVGESTYGTAYHGSTRDYYREMAAARAEMVAAGYQVDLWANVEAFEPSGKEPCAPQGTRGKTDKKRLDQAVTMAGRYVQKVVSYMWSDFMTCGTPSLEKEITTDWRRPIAVDAIRKARDIQDGVEVRGYNFKDSTVTITWSGGTKDLSVPAVGWLDETRQEGLAEGMVTAWVPFDWTQVPAGEWVQITVKGPSGQVTTEPLHVRIVT; encoded by the coding sequence GTGCGCTGGCTCTTACTCGTTGTGGGCGCAGCGATCCTGGCAGTGGTCGCCGCCGTGGTCATCGTCATGCCGCCGTCCGACGAGCCCGCGCCCACGGCCGCGTCCTCGACGCCCAAGCCGTCGCATACCGACCCCACGCCGAAGGTGTCGAAGTTCACCGACCCCTGTGGCACGTTCGAGACCAGAGAGCGGGCCCCGTACGCCGTCACCGGCTACTGGATCACCCCCAAGTCCAACCCCTGCACCTGGCGCAGCCAGCTGGAGGAGATCCACAGCGTGGGCGGCGACACGATCATCCGGATCGGGTACGGCCTGCAGTTCCGCACCGTCTCCGACTCGGGCGAGATTCTGACGAGGGACGGGGAGCTCGACTCGCTCTACAAGGCGTGCGAGGAGGACGGGCTCACCTGTCACGACGCCGCCGAGCGGGACCTGCGCGAGGCCAACCCCGGCAACCGGATCGGCCGCACCTACGTCTACCGCACGGACGAGTCGTTCGGCCCGGACCTGTTCCGGTGCCCGCAGATGGAGCGCCCCATCAAGGCGGGCAAGCGGATCTACTACCGGCTCATCACCCAGCCGGACGGCTCCGACGACGCCACGTGCGACTTCTCCAGCAAGGCCACCTCGTACGACATGATCCTCGTGGCCGGGTCGGCGGAGGACAGCCTGGGCAAGCTCCTCGACCTGGGCGACCAGTTCGGCATGCGGATCTTCCCGGCGCTGCCGCTGGCGCCGCGCGACCCCCAGACGCCCATCAGGGCGTACAAGAAGCATCTCGGCACGCTGACCACGCTGACGCGGCGCATCCTTCAGGACTACGGCGTGCGCTTCGCCGACCGCGACTCGCTCGGCGGGGTCTACCAGCCGTTCGAGGTCCAGATGGCCGCCACCCTGGCCACGAATCCGACGCTGGAGGTGTACGCCGACCAGCACACGATCGTGGAGCAGGAGCTTCCCGGCAAGCCCATCCTGATCAGCCCCTACATGGACGCGCGCAAGAGGGTGCCCTTCGGGCAGACGCCCAAGCAGGTGGCCGAGGCGTTCAAGGCGCTGGCGAAGACCGGGGTCGGCATCATCGCGCCCCAGGACAGCCGGGGGACCGGCAAGGTGGGGCTGTTCTGGCCGGACCAGCGCGACGACGAGGTGGACGAGCGGCTGCGTCCCGTGGTGGGAGAGTCCACCTACGGGACGGCCTACCACGGCTCCACGCGGGACTACTACCGGGAGATGGCGGCGGCCCGAGCGGAGATGGTCGCGGCCGGCTACCAGGTGGACCTCTGGGCGAACGTCGAGGCGTTCGAGCCCTCCGGCAAGGAGCCGTGCGCCCCGCAGGGCACGCGCGGCAAGACGGACAAGAAGCGCCTGGACCAGGCCGTGACCATGGCGGGACGGTACGTGCAGAAGGTCGTCTCCTACATGTGGAGCGACTTCATGACGTGCGGCACTCCTTCGCTGGAGAAGGAGATCACCACCGACTGGCGGCGGCCGATCGCGGTGGACGCGATCAGGAAGGCCCGCGACATCCAGGACGGGGTGGAGGTCCGCGGCTACAACTTCAAGGACAGCACCGTCACGATCACCTGGTCCGGGGGGACGAAGGACCTGTCGGTGCCGGCCGTCGGCTGGCTGGACGAGACCCGGCAGGAAGGGCTGGCCGAAGGCATGGTCACGGCGTGGGTGCCGTTCGATTGGACGCAGGTGCCGGCCGGGGAGTGGGTGCAGATCACCGTCAAGGGGCCGTCCGGTCAGGTGACGACGGAGCCCCTGCACGTTCGGATTGTCACGTAG
- a CDS encoding NUDIX hydrolase translates to MVPSIPVSVDLVVLTVRNHALSALVWRRDNPPFLRRWSLSGGFIQLDEDLPAAAHRILAERAGLPGAPVHLEQLQTYGYPDRDPRQRVLSVAYLGLAPDLPASEKAHMSWQPVDSLTVMAFDHRRIMQDGIERARAKLEYTPLGAAFCPPEFTVADLRRVYEIVWGRSLDPRNFHRKVTKAEGFLVETGATTTRDGGRPAKLYRRGPAELLHPPMLRSLKE, encoded by the coding sequence ATGGTCCCGAGCATCCCGGTCAGCGTCGACCTGGTCGTGCTCACCGTGCGAAACCACGCCCTGAGCGCCCTGGTGTGGCGCCGTGACAACCCCCCGTTCCTCCGCCGCTGGTCCCTGTCCGGCGGCTTCATCCAGCTCGACGAGGACCTTCCGGCCGCCGCCCACCGCATCCTCGCCGAACGGGCCGGCCTGCCGGGCGCGCCGGTCCACCTGGAGCAGCTCCAGACGTACGGCTACCCCGACCGCGACCCTCGCCAGCGCGTCCTGAGCGTCGCCTACCTGGGCCTGGCCCCCGACCTGCCGGCCTCGGAGAAGGCCCACATGAGCTGGCAGCCGGTCGACTCGCTCACGGTGATGGCCTTCGACCACCGCCGCATCATGCAGGACGGGATCGAGCGGGCGCGGGCCAAGCTGGAGTACACCCCGCTGGGGGCGGCCTTCTGCCCGCCGGAGTTCACGGTGGCGGACCTGCGCCGCGTGTACGAGATCGTCTGGGGCCGGTCCCTGGACCCGCGCAACTTCCACCGGAAGGTCACCAAGGCCGAGGGCTTCCTGGTGGAGACGGGCGCCACCACGACCAGGGACGGGGGCCGCCCGGCCAAGCTCTACCGCCGCGGCCCCGCCGAGCTCCTTCACCCGCCGATGCTGCGCAGCCTCAAGGAGTAG